In a single window of the Antennarius striatus isolate MH-2024 chromosome 3, ASM4005453v1, whole genome shotgun sequence genome:
- the ankrd13a gene encoding ankyrin repeat domain-containing protein 13A translates to MSTANVSEDVRVKFPLHSAVWENDYRRLEEQIALPQNDIEAVDPRGRTPLHLAVSLGHLESVRVLLRHAAEVTKENAKNWTVLQEAVSTGDPEMVQLVLQRRDYLKASSALGGVPELLSKIRESPDFYMEMKWEFTSWIPLLSRVCPSDVCRIWKSGASLRVDATLLGFENMTWIRGRRSYIFRGEDSYAELMEVNHDDEVVDTDSFNIYQEMEDVTLESMQPAEQEVAKRLTSPIVNTYLDTKDIAFERSKSGIWGWRSDKTEEVNGFEAKVFSVNNVNVVIRTRTEHLTDEEKTRIKSERNILGSLLGTVEQHISAQGDLTLEYATANNPTAITPEEYFNPDFILGNRDIGRPIELSIRTQKFKGTLWMSEEHPLSFVEQVTPIIDLMARTSSHFARLRDFINLKFPPGFPVKIEIPLFHVLNARITFGNVNKCPTEEEANATPAATPTTSREDEDAAALPPFQVSPTVFEVPRSYHRRGGNRPTPVSNNEEDLLQYAIHQSLLESHIFPGQEETSGEFNGMMPRSQSDRSVPEGVLVELGDTPSPHSATSSNGPDTDLRLALELSAQSQAEEERMRKEEEEELERILQLSLTEK, encoded by the exons ATGTCAACGGCTAACGTTAGCGAAGACGTCCGAGTGAAGTTCCCCCTGCATTCCGCGGTGTGGGAGAACGACTACAGGAGGCTGGAGGAACAAATAGCACTGCCACAG AATGACATTGAGGCCGTGGATCCCAGAGGTCGGACACCTCTGCACCTGGCTGTGTCACTTGGACACCTAGAGTCAGTGAGAGTCCTTCTACGACATGCTGCGGAAGTGACGAAAGAAAATGCCAAGAACTGGACGG TTCTGCAGGAGGCTGTCAGCACTGGAGATCCAGAGATGGTTCAGTTAGTGCTTCAACGAAGAGACTACCTCAAAGCCTCGTCTGCCCTGGGGGGAGTGCCTGAGCTGCTATCGAAGATCCGAGAG TCTCCAGACTTCTACATGGAAATGAAGTGGGAGTTCACCAGTTGGA TCCCTCTTCTGTCCCGGGTTTGTCCAAGTGATGTTTGTCGCATTTGGAAAAGTGGCGCCAGCTTACGAGTAGACGCCACCCTTCTCGGCTTTGAAAACATGACCTGGATCAGAGGGAGGAGAAGTTACATCTTCAGAGGAGAGG ATTCTTATGCGGAGTTGATGGAAGTTAACCATGACGATGAAGTGGTGGACACTGATAGCTTCAACATATATCAAGAAATGGAGGATGTCACACTGGAGTCGATGCAGCCAGCCGAACAGGAAGTGGCCAAAAGGTTGACAAGTCCTATTGTCAACACCTACTTGGACACCAAGGATATTGCTTTTGAGAG gAGCAAGTCGGGCATATGGGGCTGGAGGAGCGACAAAACCGAAGAGGTCAATGGATTCGAAGCAAAG GTTTTCAGTGTGAACAATGTAAATGTGGTCATCAGGACAAGGACGGAGCATCTCACAGacgaagaaaaaacaagaataaaaa GTGAAAGGAACATTTTAGGGTCTCTGCTCGGGACCGTGGAGCAGCACATTAGTGCACAAGGG GATCTGACTCTGGAATACGCTACTGCCAACAATCCCACTGCCATCACTCCAGAGGAATATTTCAATCCCGACTTTATCCTGGGGAACAGAGACATCGGCCGTCCTATTGAGCTGAGCATTCGAACACAGAA GTTCAAAGGTACATTGTGGATGAGTGAAGAGCATCCCCTGTCCTTTGTGGAGCAGGTGACCCCCATAATTGACCTCATGGCTCGGACAAGTTCTCATTTTGCACGGCTACGAGACTTCATCAACCTGAAATTTCCCCCTGGGTTTCCTGTTAAAATAG AGATCCCCCTGTTTCATGTGCTGAACGCCAGGATTACATTTGGTAATGTCAataaatgccctactgaggAGGAGGCGAATGCAACACCAGCAGCTACCCCAACGACCTCCAGAGAGGACGAAGATGCTGCAG cGCTGCCTCCATTCCAAGTGAGTCCAACCGTGTTTGAGGTGCCCAGGAGTTACCACCGGCGAGGAGGCAATCGACCCACACCTGTGTCCAACAATGAGGAGGACCTTTTACAGTACGCCATCCATCAGAGTCTGTTGGAGTCTCACATCTTCCCGGGCCAG GAGGAAACCAGTGGTGAATTCAACGGCATGATGCCAAGAAGCCAGAGTGACAG GAGTGTCCCAGAGGGGGTGTTAGTGGAGCTCGGAGACACCCCCAGCCCTCACAGCGCCACCTCTTCCAATGGCCCCGACACTGATCTCCGCCTGGCTCTGGAGCTTTCTGCGCAAAGTCaagcagaagaggagaggatgaggaaggaggaggaagaggagctagAGAGGATTTTGCAGTTATCACTCACTGAGAAATAA